A genomic region of Enterococcus sp. 12C11_DIV0727 contains the following coding sequences:
- the fabG gene encoding 3-oxoacyl-[acyl-carrier-protein] reductase, giving the protein MDLRGKNVFVTGSTRGIGKAVAFAFAQEGANIALNGRSEISAELIAEVESLGVKCIGVSGDIADFEAAGAMIQTVVDGLGSIDVLINNAGITNDKLLLRMSEEDFTRCIQINLTGTFNMTQHTVKKMMKQRSGSIINMSSVVGLMGNIGQANYAASKAGVIGLTKSVAREVAARGITCNAIAPGFIETEMTEVLSDKVKEQMSQQIPLQSFGHVEDVANAAIFLAKSPYITGQVLNVDGGLVMNG; this is encoded by the coding sequence ATGGATTTAAGAGGGAAAAATGTTTTTGTAACTGGAAGTACACGTGGAATCGGAAAAGCTGTTGCTTTTGCCTTTGCACAAGAAGGAGCTAATATTGCCTTGAATGGGCGTAGCGAAATCAGTGCGGAGCTTATTGCAGAGGTAGAGTCTTTAGGAGTTAAATGCATCGGTGTTTCTGGTGATATTGCAGATTTTGAAGCAGCAGGAGCGATGATCCAAACAGTCGTTGATGGGTTAGGATCAATCGATGTTTTAATTAATAATGCAGGAATCACTAATGATAAATTACTATTGAGAATGTCAGAAGAAGATTTTACACGTTGCATTCAAATCAATTTAACGGGAACCTTTAATATGACACAACATACGGTTAAGAAAATGATGAAACAACGTAGTGGAAGTATCATCAATATGTCGAGTGTTGTAGGGCTGATGGGGAATATTGGTCAAGCCAATTATGCTGCAAGTAAGGCAGGAGTGATTGGCTTAACTAAGTCGGTGGCAAGAGAAGTTGCGGCACGCGGTATTACCTGTAATGCTATTGCACCAGGCTTTATTGAAACTGAAATGACAGAAGTTTTATCCGATAAAGTAAAAGAACAGATGAGTCAACAAATTCCATTGCAATCATTTGGACACGTAGAAGATGTTGCAAATGCAGCTATCTTTTTAGCGAAAAGTCCTTATATAACAGGACAAGTTTTAAATGTAGACGGTGGCTTAGTCATGAATGGCTAA
- the fabD gene encoding ACP S-malonyltransferase, translating to MKTAFVFSGQGAQYIGMGQELFDQEEIVQETFKEASEALGYDMVELCFSENDRLNETMYTQPAILTVSIAFYRLLQARGYQPDVVAGLSLGEYSALVASGAISFKEAVQLVAKRGKYMAEAAPSGTGKMVAVMNADRSLIEECCQKASDLGIVSPANYNTPQQIVIGGEIPAVDKAVELLTEAGVKRMVPLKVSGPFHTALLKSASEQLAKELEKINFAEMTIPVISNTTAQIMEQAEIKGLLEKQIMSAVRFADSIETIKKMNVDVIIEVGPGKTLTGFIKKIDKEIQTARVEDEKTLSDAQALLDRR from the coding sequence ATGAAAACAGCTTTTGTATTTAGTGGACAAGGGGCTCAATATATTGGAATGGGCCAGGAATTATTTGATCAAGAAGAAATTGTTCAAGAAACATTTAAAGAAGCAAGTGAAGCTTTAGGTTACGATATGGTAGAGCTTTGCTTTTCTGAAAATGATCGATTAAATGAAACTATGTATACACAACCAGCAATTCTAACAGTAAGTATTGCTTTTTATCGCCTGTTACAAGCGAGAGGATATCAGCCAGATGTAGTAGCTGGACTTAGTCTTGGTGAATATAGCGCACTCGTTGCCAGTGGCGCGATCTCATTTAAAGAAGCTGTTCAATTAGTTGCCAAGAGAGGAAAATATATGGCAGAAGCAGCACCCTCTGGAACAGGGAAAATGGTTGCAGTGATGAATGCGGATCGTTCATTGATCGAAGAGTGTTGTCAAAAAGCTAGTGATCTTGGCATTGTATCACCAGCTAACTATAATACACCACAACAAATCGTGATCGGTGGAGAAATACCTGCCGTTGATAAAGCAGTGGAGTTATTGACAGAAGCTGGTGTTAAACGCATGGTTCCATTAAAAGTCAGTGGTCCTTTTCACACTGCCTTGCTGAAATCAGCATCAGAACAATTAGCTAAGGAATTAGAAAAAATAAATTTTGCAGAAATGACGATTCCTGTAATTAGTAATACTACAGCACAAATAATGGAGCAAGCAGAGATCAAAGGATTATTAGAAAAACAAATTATGTCTGCTGTTCGTTTTGCTGACAGTATTGAAACGATTAAAAAAATGAATGTTGATGTCATTATAGAAGTGGGACCAGGAAAAACGTTGACTGGTTTTATTAAGAAGATCGATAAAGAAATCCAAACGGCTCGTGTTGAAGATGAAAAAACGTTATCTGATGCTCAAGCTTTGTTGGACAGGAGGTAA
- the fabK gene encoding enoyl-[acyl-carrier-protein] reductase FabK, whose amino-acid sequence MQSKICELIGIQYPIFQGGMAWIADASLAGAVSEAGGLGIIAGGNAPKEVVQAEIKKIKEITNKPFAVNIMLLSPFAQDIVDLVCEERVPVVTTGAGNPSKYMARFKEHNIKVIPVIPSVALGARMEKIGADAVVVEGMEAGGHIGKLTTMSLVPQVVDALTIPVIAAGGIGDGRGMAAALMLGADAVQVGTRFLVAKECTVHENYKARIIKARDVDTTVTCQHFGHPVRTIKNKLTNEYDRLEKIELRKDEPDLVKFDKLGQGALRKAVVEGDIHHGSIMAGQIAGLIKKEETAKEIIESYIIETKEVMAARCGQWI is encoded by the coding sequence ATGCAGTCAAAGATATGTGAGCTAATTGGAATCCAATACCCAATTTTCCAAGGAGGAATGGCTTGGATTGCAGATGCTTCTCTAGCTGGAGCCGTTTCTGAGGCTGGTGGGCTTGGAATTATTGCAGGTGGTAACGCACCAAAAGAAGTTGTTCAAGCTGAAATCAAAAAAATCAAAGAAATAACAAATAAGCCTTTTGCGGTCAATATTATGCTGCTTTCACCATTTGCACAAGACATTGTAGATTTAGTTTGTGAAGAACGGGTGCCAGTCGTTACAACAGGAGCAGGTAATCCAAGCAAGTATATGGCTCGTTTTAAAGAACATAATATTAAAGTAATTCCAGTAATTCCTTCGGTTGCGCTTGGTGCTCGTATGGAAAAAATAGGCGCAGATGCAGTGGTTGTTGAAGGAATGGAAGCTGGAGGACATATTGGTAAATTGACAACGATGAGTCTGGTACCACAAGTTGTAGATGCACTGACCATTCCAGTGATAGCGGCAGGAGGCATTGGGGACGGACGAGGTATGGCTGCGGCATTGATGTTAGGTGCAGACGCAGTCCAAGTTGGCACACGTTTTCTAGTTGCAAAAGAATGTACTGTACACGAAAATTATAAGGCTAGAATCATCAAAGCGAGAGATGTCGATACGACTGTAACATGTCAGCATTTTGGACACCCAGTGCGGACAATCAAAAATAAATTGACTAATGAATACGATCGTTTAGAAAAGATAGAATTAAGAAAAGATGAACCTGATCTTGTAAAATTTGATAAATTAGGTCAAGGTGCCTTACGTAAAGCTGTTGTTGAAGGGGATATACATCACGGATCAATCATGGCTGGTCAAATTGCAGGACTTATAAAAAAAGAAGAAACAGCAAAAGAAATTATTGAATCATATATTATTGAAACAAAAGAAGTGATGGCGGCAAGATGTGGCCAATGGATCTAA
- a CDS encoding acyl carrier protein produces MVFEKIQAIIVEELGKEPEEVKLTTNIQEELDADSLDLFQIINEIEDAFDIKIESEDGITTVQDLVTYVEKQKA; encoded by the coding sequence ATGGTATTCGAAAAAATTCAAGCAATTATTGTAGAAGAATTAGGTAAAGAACCTGAGGAAGTAAAATTAACAACAAACATTCAAGAAGAATTAGATGCAGACAGTTTAGATTTATTCCAAATCATCAATGAAATCGAAGATGCTTTTGATATCAAGATCGAATCAGAAGATGGTATTACTACTGTTCAAGATTTAGTAACATACGTAGAAAAACAAAAAGCATAA
- a CDS encoding beta-ketoacyl-ACP synthase III: MNQHAKITCTSRYVPENAVSNHQLSTMMDTSDEWISSRTGIRSRNIVINENTSDLCIKVAEKLLEKSGRKAQDIDFILVATMTPDYGTPSVACLVQGKISATNAFAFDISAACSGFVYALSMGEKLIRTGKKLGMIIGGETLSKVLDWNDRSTAVLFGDGAAGVLLEASDEEHFISEKLQSDGQRGKSLTSGYIENQSPFYTGTAESSGYLQMAGRDIYDFSLNDVTNNIRAIVEEDVDYLLLHQANKRIIEKISKKLNVPREKFLTNMEHNGNTSAASIPLLLDESVESGVLQLGSKQKIVLTGYGGGLTWGSILMTL, encoded by the coding sequence ATGAACCAACATGCAAAAATAACTTGTACGAGCCGATATGTTCCTGAGAATGCCGTATCAAATCATCAGCTTTCGACGATGATGGATACATCTGATGAATGGATCTCAAGTCGGACTGGTATACGATCAAGAAATATTGTCATCAATGAAAATACTTCTGATTTATGTATTAAAGTAGCTGAAAAGTTACTAGAAAAATCTGGGAGAAAAGCACAAGATATTGATTTCATTCTAGTAGCAACCATGACACCAGATTATGGAACACCTTCTGTTGCTTGTCTTGTTCAAGGCAAAATCTCAGCGACAAATGCATTTGCTTTTGATATCAGTGCTGCTTGCAGTGGATTTGTCTATGCATTAAGTATGGGCGAAAAGTTGATTCGTACAGGTAAAAAATTAGGAATGATCATTGGTGGTGAAACACTTTCTAAAGTTCTTGATTGGAATGATCGTAGTACAGCTGTATTATTCGGTGATGGCGCGGCGGGTGTTTTACTAGAAGCAAGCGACGAAGAGCATTTTATCAGTGAAAAACTACAGTCTGATGGTCAAAGAGGAAAGTCGCTAACTTCAGGTTATATAGAAAATCAAAGTCCCTTTTATACAGGAACTGCTGAAAGCTCCGGCTATTTACAAATGGCAGGTAGGGATATCTATGATTTTTCACTAAATGATGTGACAAATAATATTCGAGCAATCGTGGAAGAGGATGTAGATTATTTACTATTACATCAAGCAAATAAGCGAATCATCGAAAAGATATCAAAAAAACTCAATGTTCCAAGGGAAAAGTTTCTCACAAATATGGAACATAATGGTAATACCTCAGCTGCAAGTATCCCGTTATTACTAGACGAATCAGTTGAGAGTGGAGTGCTTCAATTAGGCTCCAAACAAAAAATTGTGTTAACAGGCTATGGCGGTGGATTAACTTGGGGTTCAATCCTCATGACGCTGTAA
- a CDS encoding MarR family winged helix-turn-helix transcriptional regulator: protein MEPNLETVNDYLVSVFNDILTIEESELKKSQFKDLSITEMHTIEAIGMYKKKTSSEVAKELSITVGTLTVAINNLVKKGYVERIRSEDDRRVVKLGLTKKGKLLFRVHQHFHREMVKRILNEMDKAEEKALLKALKNLHDFLKEYK, encoded by the coding sequence ATGGAACCTAATTTAGAAACAGTCAATGATTATCTTGTCAGCGTCTTTAATGACATTTTGACGATCGAAGAATCCGAGCTGAAAAAATCACAATTTAAGGACTTATCCATTACTGAAATGCACACAATTGAAGCGATTGGGATGTATAAGAAAAAAACTTCTTCTGAAGTTGCCAAAGAATTGTCGATCACTGTAGGAACTTTGACAGTTGCAATCAATAACCTCGTGAAAAAGGGATATGTTGAACGTATAAGAAGCGAAGATGATCGTCGGGTAGTCAAGTTAGGTTTGACCAAAAAAGGAAAATTACTTTTTCGTGTTCATCAGCACTTCCATAGAGAAATGGTCAAGAGAATTTTAAACGAAATGGATAAAGCAGAAGAAAAAGCTTTATTAAAAGCATTGAAGAATCTTCATGATTTCTTAAAGGAATATAAATAA
- a CDS encoding YkuJ family protein produces the protein MKHSQLVAIIKRLEAMTEATDNEIQVRRFEREGAEKCIVNYDKSTETFELTETDSQQSYQFDNIDIVAMEIYDLIQ, from the coding sequence ATGAAACATTCACAACTTGTGGCGATTATCAAGCGACTTGAAGCGATGACTGAAGCAACAGACAACGAAATTCAAGTTCGTCGTTTTGAACGTGAAGGTGCAGAAAAATGCATCGTAAACTATGATAAATCAACTGAAACATTTGAGTTAACAGAAACTGATTCACAACAAAGTTATCAATTTGATAATATTGATATTGTTGCGATGGAAATTTATGATTTAATTCAATAA
- a CDS encoding NAD(P)-dependent oxidoreductase encodes MPQIGFIGTGVMGEAIIRNMIKQGLNVNVYNRTKSKTDELVKEGAVWQDSPAEITASSDIIFTMVGFPKDVESIYFAEKGIFSTKITGKIIVDLTTSTPTLAQKIAIKANQLGGAALDAPVSGGDLGAKNGTLTIMVGGDQIIYDQVLPIFKTFGTTVTLHGTSGKGQHTKMANQIMIAGTMTGMTEMLVYADKSGLDLNKVIETLSGGSAANWSLSNYSPRILKENYSPGFFVKHFIKDLKIALDEAEKMGLTLPATKLAAELYEKLAAKGFEDDGTQALIKLWWTDGKQPNVKN; translated from the coding sequence ATGCCACAAATAGGATTTATTGGAACTGGTGTCATGGGTGAGGCAATCATCAGAAATATGATAAAACAAGGTTTAAATGTAAATGTATATAATAGGACGAAAAGTAAGACTGACGAATTAGTAAAAGAAGGAGCTGTTTGGCAAGATTCTCCTGCTGAAATTACTGCGAGCAGTGATATTATTTTTACGATGGTCGGGTTTCCTAAAGATGTTGAGTCAATCTACTTTGCAGAGAAGGGGATTTTTTCAACAAAGATTACTGGTAAGATAATTGTTGACTTAACTACTAGTACCCCAACATTAGCGCAAAAAATTGCTATAAAGGCGAATCAACTTGGAGGTGCAGCATTAGATGCTCCAGTTTCGGGAGGAGATTTAGGCGCTAAAAATGGAACCTTAACAATCATGGTTGGTGGTGATCAAATAATTTATGATCAAGTATTACCAATTTTTAAAACCTTTGGGACAACAGTTACACTTCACGGCACATCTGGTAAGGGACAACATACTAAAATGGCAAATCAGATCATGATTGCAGGCACAATGACAGGTATGACTGAAATGCTCGTTTATGCGGATAAATCGGGGTTGGATTTAAATAAAGTGATTGAGACACTATCTGGAGGTAGCGCAGCAAACTGGTCATTAAGCAACTATAGTCCGAGAATTTTAAAAGAAAACTATTCTCCTGGTTTTTTTGTAAAGCATTTTATCAAAGATTTAAAAATTGCCTTAGATGAAGCTGAGAAAATGGGCCTTACTTTACCCGCTACTAAACTAGCAGCAGAACTATACGAAAAGCTTGCTGCTAAAGGCTTTGAGGATGATGGGACACAAGCGTTGATCAAACTTTGGTGGACAGATGGAAAACAACCAAACGTCAAAAATTAA
- a CDS encoding glycosyltransferase family 4 protein, with protein sequence MKFGFFTDTYFPQVSGVATSIKTLKEELEQKGHEVYIFTTTDPNAKEFEEDVIRMPSVPFVSFKDRRIVVRGMWYAYLIAKELELDLIHTHTEFGAGLLGKMVGKKLKIPVIHTYHTMYEDYLHYIAKGKVVRPTHVKYFSRFFANHTTGVVCPSERVIDKLKEYGVTSPMRIIPTGIDIKKFERPDITTKMKQELREELGLNDDNIMLLSLSRISYEKNIQAVVCGLPTIFERFPNARFVIVGDGPYVEKLRCLGEELGIGDKIQFIGEVPNDQVAIYYKAADYFVSASTSETQGLTYTEAMASGVPCVVEGNAYLNHLFDHESLGRTFKTDADFAQTFIEYVEAGIEPDEAILQDKLYEISATRFGNVMLEFYEDMINYYDQRTIEKEAAASIERIKVKFTSLRK encoded by the coding sequence GTGAAATTTGGTTTCTTTACAGATACATATTTCCCTCAAGTTAGTGGGGTTGCAACATCTATCAAGACACTTAAAGAGGAATTGGAACAAAAAGGTCATGAAGTTTATATTTTTACAACGACTGATCCAAATGCTAAAGAGTTTGAAGAAGATGTTATCCGAATGCCTAGCGTTCCATTTGTATCATTTAAAGATCGGCGAATTGTTGTACGCGGCATGTGGTATGCTTATTTAATAGCAAAAGAGCTAGAATTGGATTTGATCCACACTCATACGGAATTTGGAGCTGGTCTACTAGGTAAGATGGTAGGAAAAAAACTTAAAATACCTGTTATTCATACATATCATACAATGTATGAAGACTATCTACATTATATTGCTAAAGGGAAAGTAGTACGTCCAACACACGTGAAATATTTTTCTCGCTTCTTTGCGAATCATACTACTGGTGTGGTTTGTCCAAGTGAACGAGTGATCGATAAATTAAAAGAATATGGCGTAACATCTCCAATGAGAATTATTCCAACTGGAATTGATATTAAAAAATTTGAAAGACCAGATATTACAACAAAAATGAAGCAAGAACTTCGTGAAGAACTAGGTCTAAATGATGATAATATTATGTTACTATCTTTAAGTCGGATTTCATACGAGAAAAATATTCAAGCTGTTGTTTGTGGCTTGCCAACTATTTTTGAACGTTTTCCCAATGCACGTTTTGTCATTGTGGGCGATGGTCCATATGTCGAAAAACTTCGTTGTCTAGGCGAAGAGCTAGGTATTGGAGATAAAATCCAATTTATTGGCGAAGTTCCTAACGATCAGGTTGCTATCTATTACAAAGCTGCTGACTATTTCGTCAGTGCTTCAACTTCAGAGACACAAGGATTGACATACACTGAAGCGATGGCTTCTGGTGTCCCATGTGTGGTTGAAGGAAATGCTTATTTAAATCATTTATTCGATCATGAGAGCTTGGGCCGAACGTTTAAAACAGATGCGGATTTTGCACAAACATTTATTGAATATGTTGAGGCTGGAATTGAACCAGATGAAGCAATTTTACAGGATAAGCTGTATGAAATATCTGCAACTCGATTTGGCAATGTAATGCTTGAATTCTATGAAGATATGATCAACTATTATGACCAGCGAACTATAGAAAAAGAGGCTGCTGCATCTATTGAACGTATTAAAGTGAAATTTACGTCATTAAGAAAATAA
- a CDS encoding glycosyltransferase, which translates to MKVLLYFEGEKILAKSGIGRALDHQKRALSEVGIEYTLDSDCTDYDILHINTYGINSHNMVNKAKKMGKKVIYHAHSTEEDFRNSFIGSNQISPLVKKYLVSLYSKADYLITPTPYSKDLLEGYGITVPIVSISNGIDLDRFKHSVDKEEKFREYFNIKTEQKVIICVGLYFERKGIIDFVELAEKFPEYRFIWFGHTPMYSIPKAIRTIVKDEHPENVEFPGYIKGDIIEGAYSAADLFFFPSYEETEGIVILEALASKQQVLVRDIPVYQGWLVDKENCYMGKNNKEFTRLIEELVEKKIPDTSLAGYNVAKEKSIEHIGHELKDVYEKVLKNESIQNKEQIQQKN; encoded by the coding sequence GTGAAGGTTTTATTATATTTTGAAGGTGAAAAAATATTAGCGAAGTCAGGAATAGGACGAGCGTTAGACCATCAGAAACGAGCTCTCTCTGAAGTGGGGATAGAGTATACACTTGATTCAGATTGCACTGATTATGATATTTTACATATTAATACCTATGGGATCAACAGTCACAATATGGTAAATAAAGCAAAAAAAATGGGTAAAAAAGTTATTTATCACGCCCACTCAACAGAGGAAGATTTTAGAAACTCATTTATTGGATCCAATCAAATTTCTCCTCTAGTAAAAAAATATCTGGTAAGTCTATACTCAAAAGCAGACTATTTGATTACACCTACGCCATATTCGAAAGATTTATTAGAAGGGTACGGAATAACTGTACCAATTGTTTCTATTTCAAATGGTATTGACTTAGATCGATTTAAACATTCTGTAGATAAAGAAGAAAAGTTTCGAGAGTATTTTAATATCAAGACAGAACAAAAAGTAATTATTTGTGTTGGTTTATACTTTGAACGAAAAGGAATTATTGATTTTGTTGAATTAGCCGAAAAGTTTCCTGAATATCGTTTTATCTGGTTTGGACATACACCTATGTATTCGATTCCTAAGGCAATCCGGACAATAGTAAAAGATGAGCATCCTGAAAATGTTGAGTTTCCGGGTTATATTAAAGGAGATATTATTGAGGGTGCATACTCAGCTGCTGATTTGTTTTTCTTCCCTTCCTATGAAGAAACAGAAGGAATTGTGATACTAGAAGCTTTAGCTAGTAAACAACAAGTTTTAGTCAGAGATATTCCAGTGTACCAAGGATGGCTCGTAGATAAAGAGAATTGCTACATGGGAAAAAATAATAAGGAATTTACTCGTTTGATTGAAGAGCTTGTTGAAAAGAAGATACCAGATACAAGCCTAGCAGGCTATAATGTGGCAAAAGAGAAAAGCATTGAGCACATTGGACATGAGCTAAAAGATGTTTATGAAAAAGTACTAAAAAATGAAAGTATTCAAAATAAAGAACAAATACAGCAGAAAAATTAG